One window of the Pseudomonas knackmussii B13 genome contains the following:
- a CDS encoding TetR/AcrR family transcriptional regulator — protein MAYRLTEARLQKDGEQRERILQLALARVAEGGFAALTMQGLAEEAGIATGSLYRYFRGKGELAAEVFARASQREVDALALVLRGAGAPAERLTQGLLQFARRAWDSRRLAFALIAEPVEPEVDEQRLLYREAYAELFVELLEDGTRQGHFRPGPPSLVAACVVGAIAESLVGPLSPPARAARDAGHPSLSLEQVSQALVQFCLRAVGAPLPEDER, from the coding sequence ATGGCCTACCGACTGACCGAAGCTCGTCTGCAGAAGGACGGCGAACAGCGCGAACGCATCCTCCAACTGGCCCTGGCGCGCGTTGCCGAGGGCGGGTTCGCTGCGCTGACCATGCAGGGGCTGGCGGAGGAGGCGGGCATCGCCACCGGCAGCCTCTATCGCTATTTCCGTGGCAAGGGTGAGTTGGCCGCCGAGGTCTTCGCCCGCGCCAGCCAGCGCGAAGTGGACGCCCTGGCCCTGGTCCTGCGCGGCGCCGGCGCGCCCGCCGAACGCCTTACCCAAGGGCTGCTGCAGTTCGCCCGGCGCGCCTGGGACAGCCGTCGGCTGGCATTCGCGCTGATCGCCGAGCCGGTCGAGCCGGAGGTCGACGAGCAGCGCCTGCTCTACCGCGAAGCCTACGCCGAGTTGTTCGTCGAACTGCTCGAAGACGGCACCCGCCAGGGACATTTCCGCCCTGGCCCGCCGTCGCTGGTCGCCGCCTGCGTGGTCGGCGCGATCGCCGAATCCCTGGTCGGCCCGCTGTCGCCGCCGGCCCGTGCCGCCCGCGATGCCGGGCACCCCAGCCTGAGCCTGGAGCAAGTCAGCCAGGCCCTCGTGCAATTCTGCCTGCGCGCCGTCGGCGCGCCCCTGCCGGAGGATGAGCGATGA
- a CDS encoding response regulator produces MPVRVVLVDDHELVRAGIRSLLVEAGYQVVAEGNDGDQVEELIEAHAPDVLLLDLTMRRCSGLEALSVVRSRWPELPVILLSMHDTRDYVVQAMQMGASGYLLKDAAVVELRLSIEAVIGGHRYLSPRVAGQVIDALSRPAVEVPVELLTGRQKEVLYWLAKGKSNKEIAFILNLSVKTVDTHRAQIMDRLAIRDLAGLVRYALRRGIIKLDE; encoded by the coding sequence ATGCCCGTTAGGGTTGTGTTGGTCGATGACCATGAGCTGGTCCGCGCCGGCATCCGTTCGCTGCTGGTAGAGGCGGGTTACCAGGTCGTTGCCGAGGGGAACGACGGCGATCAGGTCGAGGAACTGATCGAGGCTCATGCGCCGGATGTCCTGTTGCTCGATCTCACCATGCGCCGCTGCTCCGGGCTCGAGGCCCTGTCGGTGGTGCGTTCGCGCTGGCCGGAGCTGCCGGTCATCCTGCTGTCCATGCACGACACCCGCGACTACGTGGTCCAGGCCATGCAGATGGGCGCCAGCGGCTACCTGCTGAAGGATGCCGCGGTGGTCGAGCTGCGCCTGTCGATCGAGGCGGTGATCGGCGGGCATCGCTACCTCAGCCCGCGCGTTGCCGGCCAGGTCATCGATGCGCTGTCCCGACCGGCAGTCGAGGTCCCGGTGGAGCTGCTGACCGGTCGTCAGAAAGAGGTTCTCTACTGGCTGGCCAAGGGCAAGAGCAACAAGGAAATCGCGTTCATCCTCAATCTCAGCGTGAAGACCGTAGACACCCACCGCGCGCAGATCATGGACCGCCTCGCGATCCGCGATCTGGCGGGGCTGGTGCGGTATGCGCTGCGTCGCGGAATCATCAAGCTGGACGAGTGA
- a CDS encoding response regulator, with protein sequence MGKTVLVVDDSSSFRQVVSIALKGAGYDVLEASDGKDALGKLDGRKINLIVSDVNMPVMDGISFVKSAKQLAAYKFTPVIMLTTEAGEAKKAEGKAAGVRAWVVKPFQPPVLLDAVAKLILP encoded by the coding sequence ATGGGCAAGACCGTGCTGGTAGTGGATGACTCGTCGAGCTTTCGACAGGTGGTGAGCATCGCCCTAAAGGGAGCGGGCTACGACGTGCTGGAGGCCAGCGACGGCAAGGATGCGCTGGGCAAGCTCGATGGCCGCAAGATCAACCTGATCGTCTCCGACGTGAACATGCCGGTGATGGACGGCATCAGCTTCGTCAAATCGGCCAAGCAACTGGCGGCCTACAAGTTCACCCCGGTGATCATGCTGACCACCGAGGCCGGCGAGGCGAAGAAGGCCGAGGGCAAGGCCGCCGGCGTGCGCGCCTGGGTGGTCAAGCCGTTCCAGCCGCCGGTGCTGCTCGACGCCGTGGCCAAGCTGATCCTGCCCTGA
- a CDS encoding STAS domain-containing protein — translation MATLHRAGEAPGNAFRLEGELNIFHGARLRDELLALLAEHADLELDLADVVDCDSCGIQLLLLLKREARRQDKRLALMNHSACVAEVIQLLNLGMELGDPLVLPADHGRASA, via the coding sequence ATGGCGACTCTGCACAGAGCTGGCGAAGCGCCCGGCAACGCCTTTCGCCTGGAAGGCGAGCTGAACATCTTCCACGGTGCCCGCCTGCGCGACGAACTGCTCGCGCTCCTGGCCGAGCACGCCGACCTGGAGCTGGACCTGGCGGATGTCGTCGACTGCGACAGCTGCGGCATCCAGCTGTTGCTGCTGCTCAAGCGCGAAGCGCGGCGGCAGGACAAACGCCTGGCGCTGATGAACCACTCGGCCTGCGTCGCCGAGGTCATCCAACTGCTCAACCTGGGCATGGAACTGGGCGATCCGCTGGTGCTGCCGGCCGACCACGGGAGGGCTTCGGCATGA
- a CDS encoding chemotaxis protein CheW: protein MSNLPVRTRAQDLVQVESSPAQQFLTLSLGDELFALPIEHIREIIEFGGLTRIPLMPPFLRGVINLRGAVVPVIDLAVRFGREHTVIARRTCIVIVEVALGDGLQLLGVIVDAVNEVLAVDADQLEARPAFGARIRADFISGILKQNDQFIVVLNIPQVLSLDELAELVGALDQSGL, encoded by the coding sequence ATGAGCAATCTGCCCGTCCGCACCAGGGCCCAGGACCTGGTGCAGGTCGAGTCCTCGCCGGCGCAGCAGTTCCTCACCCTGTCCCTGGGTGATGAGCTGTTCGCCCTGCCGATCGAGCACATCCGCGAGATCATCGAATTCGGCGGCCTGACGCGCATCCCGCTGATGCCCCCCTTCCTGCGCGGGGTCATCAACCTGCGCGGCGCCGTGGTACCGGTCATCGACCTGGCGGTGCGCTTCGGTCGCGAGCACACGGTGATCGCCCGGCGTACCTGCATCGTCATCGTCGAGGTGGCGCTGGGCGACGGCCTGCAACTGCTTGGCGTGATCGTCGATGCGGTGAACGAGGTGCTCGCGGTGGATGCCGATCAGCTGGAGGCGCGTCCGGCCTTCGGCGCGCGCATCCGCGCCGACTTCATCTCCGGCATCCTCAAGCAGAACGATCAGTTCATCGTGGTGCTGAACATTCCCCAGGTCCTGTCGCTCGACGAGCTGGCGGAGCTGGTCGGCGCGCTCGATCAAAGTGGCCTCTGA
- a CDS encoding CheR family methyltransferase: MECAAAPASGLDIPLSELEFRQLQGLFYERVGLQLQPVKKSLICGRLAKRLIALQLSSYQAYYQLLVSPQGRAELEVAIDLITTHETYFFREPKHFEFLSQRILPQLRAQDEFRAWSAASSTGEEAYTLAMLLDRERAQLPWSIVATDVSQQVLHSARRGLYVMARGERIPLELLKRYCLKGRDRYEGHFLVERVLRERVDFRYANLIDENPELGQFDLILLRNVLIYFDVPTKLKVLKSVVDRLKPGGWLMVGHSEALHDTALPLELVSSSIYRKVGR; the protein is encoded by the coding sequence ATGGAGTGCGCCGCAGCACCGGCATCGGGCCTCGATATCCCGCTGAGCGAGCTGGAGTTCCGCCAGCTGCAGGGGTTGTTCTACGAGCGCGTCGGACTGCAGCTGCAGCCGGTGAAGAAGTCGCTGATCTGCGGCCGCCTGGCCAAGCGCCTGATCGCCCTGCAGCTATCCAGCTACCAGGCCTACTACCAGCTGCTGGTGTCCCCGCAGGGGCGCGCCGAGCTGGAGGTGGCGATCGACCTGATCACCACCCACGAGACCTATTTCTTCCGCGAGCCCAAGCACTTCGAGTTCCTCAGCCAGCGCATCCTGCCGCAGCTGCGGGCGCAGGATGAGTTCCGCGCCTGGAGCGCCGCCAGCTCCACCGGCGAGGAGGCCTACACCCTGGCCATGCTGCTCGACCGCGAGCGTGCGCAGTTGCCCTGGAGCATCGTCGCCACCGATGTCAGCCAGCAGGTGCTGCACAGCGCCCGTCGCGGTCTCTACGTGATGGCGCGCGGCGAGCGGATTCCGCTGGAGCTGCTCAAGCGCTATTGCCTGAAGGGCCGCGACCGCTACGAAGGGCACTTCCTGGTGGAGCGCGTGCTGCGCGAGCGGGTCGACTTCCGCTACGCGAACCTGATCGACGAGAACCCCGAGCTGGGCCAGTTCGACCTGATCCTGCTGCGCAACGTGCTGATCTATTTCGACGTGCCGACCAAGCTCAAGGTGCTGAAGAGCGTGGTGGATCGCCTCAAGCCGGGCGGCTGGCTGATGGTCGGCCACTCCGAGGCGCTGCACGACACCGCGCTGCCCCTGGAGCTGGTGAGCTCGTCGATCTACCGCAAGGTGGGCCGATGA
- a CDS encoding acyl-CoA dehydrogenase family protein — MNLHPYAETHEVTNQVPPLDGANLYRVDLPLQEWVRRYDGGWAEQRLDTYGALAGGPLMAAGFLANENKPVFKSHDRYGHRIDLVEFHPAYHELMSTAIAHGIPSLPWTDPRAGANVARAGMSYLHSQAEAGSGCPLTMTFASVPALRLQPDVAEKWLPKILATEYDPRNLPIEQKSGATIGMAMTEKQGGTDVRANTTRAYPVGIPGPGQAYELVGHKWFCSAPMCDAFLTLAYTDKGLSCFLLPRHRPDGTRNEFYVQRLKNKLGNWSNASSEVEYRGAFAWMIGEEGRGVPTIIEMVSLTRFDCMVGSSSLMRQALTQAAHHCAYRQVGGRVLAEQPLMQNVLADLALESEAALALTMRMGRALDHLHDEQEDKFARLVTAVGKYWICKRAPAMINEAAECLGGAGYVEDTILPRLYREAPVNSTWEGSGNVQCLDVLRALSKEPGVLDALFTELGDGHGDARLGAFIGKLKASFADTADIQFRARQLTEDVAVALQAKLLLEAGNATVADAFIGSRLGGGGRVYGTLPRGTDAEALLARSTPHLA, encoded by the coding sequence ATGAACCTGCACCCGTACGCCGAAACCCACGAAGTGACCAACCAGGTACCGCCGCTGGACGGTGCCAACCTGTACCGCGTCGACCTGCCATTGCAGGAGTGGGTGCGCCGCTACGACGGCGGCTGGGCCGAGCAGCGCCTCGACACCTACGGCGCGCTGGCTGGTGGTCCGCTGATGGCCGCGGGCTTCCTGGCCAACGAAAACAAGCCGGTATTCAAGAGCCACGACCGCTACGGCCACCGCATCGACCTGGTGGAATTCCACCCGGCCTACCACGAGCTGATGAGCACGGCCATCGCCCACGGCATCCCGTCGCTGCCCTGGACCGACCCGCGCGCCGGCGCCAACGTCGCCCGCGCCGGCATGAGCTACCTGCACAGCCAGGCCGAGGCCGGCAGCGGCTGTCCGCTGACCATGACCTTCGCCAGCGTGCCGGCGCTGCGCCTGCAACCGGACGTGGCCGAGAAGTGGCTGCCGAAGATCCTTGCCACCGAGTACGACCCGCGCAACCTGCCGATCGAGCAGAAGAGCGGCGCAACCATCGGCATGGCGATGACCGAGAAGCAGGGCGGCACCGACGTGCGCGCCAACACCACGCGCGCCTACCCGGTCGGCATCCCCGGCCCGGGCCAGGCCTACGAGCTGGTCGGCCACAAGTGGTTCTGCTCGGCGCCGATGTGCGACGCCTTCCTCACCCTGGCCTACACCGACAAGGGCCTCTCCTGCTTCCTGCTGCCGCGCCACCGTCCGGACGGCACGCGCAACGAGTTCTACGTGCAGCGCCTGAAGAACAAGCTGGGCAACTGGTCGAACGCCTCCAGCGAGGTCGAGTACCGCGGCGCCTTCGCCTGGATGATCGGCGAGGAAGGGCGCGGCGTGCCGACCATCATCGAGATGGTCTCGCTGACCCGTTTCGACTGCATGGTCGGCTCCAGCTCGCTGATGCGCCAGGCGCTGACCCAGGCCGCGCACCACTGCGCTTACCGCCAGGTCGGCGGCCGCGTGCTGGCCGAGCAGCCGCTGATGCAGAACGTGCTGGCCGACCTCGCGCTGGAAAGCGAAGCCGCGCTGGCGCTGACCATGCGCATGGGCCGCGCGCTGGACCACCTGCATGACGAGCAGGAAGACAAGTTCGCCCGCCTGGTCACCGCCGTGGGCAAGTACTGGATCTGCAAGCGCGCCCCCGCGATGATCAACGAGGCCGCCGAATGCCTGGGCGGCGCCGGCTACGTCGAAGACACCATCCTGCCGCGCCTGTACCGCGAAGCACCGGTCAACTCCACTTGGGAAGGTTCCGGCAACGTGCAGTGCCTGGACGTGCTGCGCGCCCTGTCGAAGGAGCCGGGCGTGCTCGACGCTCTCTTCACTGAACTGGGCGACGGCCACGGCGATGCACGATTGGGCGCGTTCATCGGCAAACTGAAAGCGTCCTTCGCCGATACCGCCGACATCCAGTTCCGCGCCCGCCAGCTCACCGAAGACGTCGCCGTGGCGCTGCAAGCCAAGTTGCTGCTGGAAGCCGGCAACGCCACCGTCGCCGACGCCTTCATCGGCAGCCGCCTGGGCGGCGGCGGTCGCGTCTACGGCACCCTGCCGCGCGGCACCGACGCCGAGGCCCTGCTGGCGCGCTCGACGCCGCACCTGGCCTGA
- a CDS encoding EAL domain-containing response regulator, with protein MKELIPDRLPEHVLIIDDSEIQRHFMAELCRDFGIRGILHAEDGRRAIELLKSQPQIEAIILDLEMPHMDGVQVLHELANLGLDPAVIVASARENTLLNVVESLGKSLGLRLLGVLRKPVLRDQLVSSLSRYSAVQLRSEGEEQYDSGPELSVRDVQRAVRNREFEAYFQPKIALQDGRLKGVEALVRWNHPVYGMLPPGRFMELVERSQFISELTLQMLDQSLRHCLVWQAAGLELSVSINVSARSLADSLLADAIIDRVSASGIPPCRVILEITESAIMTDLSTTLGTLARLRLKGFGLSVDDYGTGFSCMLQLSRVPCTELKVDRAFVNGACQSTHLRVLLESALDIARKFNLRVVAEGVETEDDWMLLRNLGCDEAQGYLLARPMPGWQLLGWWDEHAVRLSHIA; from the coding sequence GTGAAGGAATTGATACCGGACAGACTTCCAGAGCATGTGCTGATCATCGACGACAGCGAGATACAGCGGCACTTCATGGCCGAGCTGTGCCGCGATTTCGGCATCCGCGGCATCCTGCATGCCGAGGACGGCCGCCGTGCGATCGAGCTGCTGAAGAGCCAACCGCAGATCGAGGCGATCATCCTCGACCTGGAAATGCCCCACATGGACGGCGTGCAGGTGCTCCACGAGCTGGCGAACCTCGGCCTGGACCCGGCGGTGATAGTCGCCAGCGCCCGCGAGAACACCCTGCTCAACGTGGTCGAGAGCCTCGGCAAGAGCCTCGGCCTGCGCCTGCTCGGCGTGCTGCGCAAGCCGGTGCTGCGCGACCAGCTGGTCTCCAGCCTGAGCCGCTACTCGGCGGTGCAGTTGCGCAGCGAGGGCGAGGAGCAATACGACAGCGGCCCCGAACTCAGCGTGCGCGACGTGCAGCGTGCCGTGCGCAATCGCGAGTTCGAGGCCTACTTCCAGCCCAAGATCGCCCTGCAGGACGGCCGCCTGAAAGGGGTCGAGGCTCTGGTGCGCTGGAACCACCCCGTATACGGCATGCTGCCGCCGGGGCGTTTCATGGAGCTGGTCGAGCGCAGCCAGTTCATCTCCGAACTGACCCTGCAGATGCTCGACCAGTCCCTGCGCCATTGCCTGGTCTGGCAGGCCGCGGGCCTGGAGCTGAGCGTGTCGATCAACGTCTCGGCGCGCTCGCTCGCCGACTCGTTGCTGGCCGACGCCATCATCGACCGCGTGAGCGCCAGCGGCATCCCACCCTGCCGGGTGATCCTGGAAATCACCGAAAGCGCGATCATGACCGACCTCAGCACTACCCTCGGCACCCTGGCGCGCCTGCGCCTGAAGGGCTTCGGCCTGTCGGTGGACGACTACGGCACCGGCTTCTCCTGCATGCTCCAGCTGTCCCGCGTGCCCTGCACCGAGCTCAAGGTGGACCGCGCCTTCGTCAATGGCGCGTGCCAGAGCACGCACCTGCGCGTGCTGCTGGAAAGCGCGCTGGACATCGCCCGCAAGTTCAACCTGCGGGTGGTCGCCGAAGGCGTGGAGACCGAGGACGACTGGATGCTGCTGCGCAACCTGGGTTGCGACGAGGCCCAGGGCTACCTGCTGGCGCGGCCGATGCCCGGTTGGCAGCTGCTGGGCTGGTGGGATGAACACGCGGTGCGCCTGAGCCACATCGCTTGA
- a CDS encoding chemotaxis protein CheA: MNLDQARGALVQEGRELLVAMEEALLEIEASGYSADHVNAIFRAAHTIKGSAGLFGLQLLVSFTHGVESLLDQVRNDEVELDGPMLSLLLDCGDYIGSLLDAVDRGEDETDPAPELRALLLASLERYLSAPAAAAAPVALAEVVSQGRVDVLESDSVSSGLWHISLRPAGDVLRNGLDPLSFLRYLQKLGKIVYLHTLTEALPPAEDFDAEVCYLGYEIEFDSTASRQEIEDAFEFIRDDCHLHIIAPHSAIQTYTQLIGSLPETPARLGEILVKCGALTPHELQRVLEQQSEAQQPAPPLGSLLVAEQLVAPPVINAALNKQKQVEERRAHEQVFIKVEVGKLDTLINLVGELVIAGAAASLSLRQGDTGAMAEANEEVTSLVERIRDASLSLRMVAIGEVFQRFPRVVRDISKELGKDIELLVTGAETELDKSMVEKLADPLMHIVRNAMDHGIEPSEQRLANGKPASGTLRLNAFHESGSIVIEVGDDGRGLDRERILAKAIEKGLVQPEQVLSEREIFQLIFEPGFSTAAAVTNLSGRGVGMDVVRRNIEQLRGEVEVLSEFGCGTTVRIRLPLTLAIIDGFLVRVAGESFVLPLDLVVECVDLGRQSGQHDLLNLRGEPLPFVRLGELFGLAPSLGQRESLVVLQFGQERAGLVVDQLGGEFQAVIKPLGHIFAMNRVLSGSTILGDGSVALILDVPHLIQRASEAAEQLARLPPADAMRPAAGSLAD; the protein is encoded by the coding sequence ATGAACCTCGACCAGGCCCGTGGCGCCCTCGTGCAAGAGGGCCGCGAACTGTTGGTGGCGATGGAAGAGGCGCTGCTGGAGATCGAAGCCAGCGGCTACAGCGCCGACCACGTCAACGCCATCTTCCGCGCGGCACACACCATCAAGGGCTCGGCCGGCCTGTTCGGCCTGCAGCTGCTGGTCAGCTTCACCCACGGGGTGGAAAGCCTGCTCGACCAGGTGCGCAACGACGAAGTCGAGCTGGACGGCCCGATGCTCTCGCTGCTGCTCGACTGCGGCGACTACATCGGCAGCCTGCTGGACGCCGTGGATCGCGGCGAAGACGAAACCGACCCCGCTCCCGAGCTGCGCGCGCTGTTGCTGGCGAGCCTGGAGCGCTACCTGAGCGCACCTGCGGCGGCCGCAGCGCCGGTCGCGCTGGCCGAGGTGGTCAGCCAGGGCCGCGTCGACGTGCTGGAGAGCGACAGCGTTTCCAGCGGGCTCTGGCACATTTCCCTGCGCCCGGCCGGCGACGTGCTGCGCAACGGCCTCGACCCGCTGTCCTTCCTGCGCTACCTGCAGAAGCTCGGCAAGATCGTCTACCTGCACACCCTGACCGAGGCGCTGCCGCCGGCCGAGGACTTCGATGCCGAGGTCTGCTACCTCGGCTACGAGATCGAGTTCGACTCGACGGCCAGCCGCCAGGAAATCGAGGACGCCTTCGAATTCATCCGCGACGATTGCCACCTGCACATCATCGCCCCGCACAGCGCCATCCAGACCTACACCCAGCTGATCGGCAGCCTACCGGAGACGCCCGCGCGCCTGGGCGAGATCCTGGTCAAGTGCGGCGCACTGACGCCCCACGAGCTGCAACGCGTGCTCGAGCAGCAGAGCGAGGCGCAGCAGCCGGCGCCGCCGCTGGGCAGCCTGCTGGTGGCCGAGCAACTGGTCGCACCGCCGGTGATCAACGCCGCGCTGAACAAGCAGAAACAGGTCGAGGAGCGCCGCGCCCACGAGCAGGTATTCATCAAGGTCGAGGTGGGCAAGCTCGATACCCTGATCAACCTGGTCGGCGAACTGGTGATCGCCGGCGCCGCCGCCAGCCTGTCGCTGCGCCAGGGCGACACCGGCGCCATGGCCGAGGCCAACGAGGAAGTGACCTCGCTGGTGGAGCGCATCCGCGATGCCTCGCTGTCGCTGCGCATGGTCGCCATCGGCGAGGTGTTCCAGCGCTTCCCGCGGGTGGTTCGCGATATCAGCAAGGAGCTGGGCAAGGACATCGAACTGCTGGTCACCGGCGCCGAGACCGAACTGGACAAGTCCATGGTCGAGAAGCTCGCCGACCCGCTCATGCACATCGTGCGCAACGCCATGGACCACGGCATCGAACCCTCGGAACAGCGCCTGGCCAATGGCAAGCCGGCCAGCGGCACCCTGCGCCTGAACGCCTTCCACGAGTCGGGCAGCATCGTCATCGAGGTCGGCGACGACGGCCGCGGCCTGGACCGCGAACGCATCCTCGCCAAGGCCATCGAGAAAGGGCTGGTACAGCCGGAGCAGGTGCTCAGCGAGCGGGAAATCTTCCAGCTGATCTTCGAGCCCGGCTTCTCCACCGCCGCCGCGGTGACCAACCTTTCCGGCCGCGGCGTGGGCATGGATGTGGTGCGACGCAACATCGAGCAGCTGCGCGGCGAAGTCGAGGTACTCAGCGAATTCGGCTGTGGCACCACGGTGCGCATCCGCCTGCCGCTGACCCTGGCGATCATCGACGGCTTCCTCGTGCGGGTCGCCGGCGAATCCTTCGTGCTGCCCCTGGACCTGGTGGTGGAGTGCGTCGACCTCGGCCGGCAGAGCGGCCAGCACGACCTGCTCAACCTTCGCGGCGAGCCGTTGCCGTTCGTGCGCCTAGGCGAACTCTTCGGCCTGGCGCCGAGCCTGGGCCAGCGCGAGAGCCTGGTGGTCCTGCAGTTCGGCCAGGAGCGCGCGGGGCTGGTGGTCGACCAGCTCGGCGGCGAGTTCCAGGCGGTGATCAAGCCGCTGGGCCACATATTCGCCATGAACAGGGTACTCAGCGGCTCCACCATCCTCGGCGACGGGAGCGTGGCGCTGATCCTCGACGTACCCCATCTGATACAGCGTGCCAGCGAAGCAGCTGAACAACTGGCCAGGCTTCCGCCGGCAGACGCGATGCGTCCTGCCGCGGGAAGCCTGGCCGATTAG
- a CDS encoding protein-glutamate methylesterase/protein-glutamine glutaminase, whose product MSIKVMIVDDSAVMREVMQQMLQGYADIEVIGAAMDPLLALQKMERAWPDVILLDVEMPRMDGITFLRQIMSTRPTPVVICSTLTEKGADITLQALAAGAVEVICKPTSGLRDFLQASVQELVGAIRTAARARARPSAPMPAPEFKRSADALLSLPGNALLNQRTTERIVVMGTSTGGTQALEHVLCQLPLNAPGIAIVQHMPEKFTRSFAQRLDSLCAIEVREAQDGDRILPGRALIAPGGRHLLVRRSGAQYLVEVRDGPLVSRHRPSVDVLFRSAAVHAGRNALGVIMTGMGDDGARGLKEMHEAGARTCAQDEDSCVVFGMPKEAIRLGGVDQVVSLERIAQVVTEWR is encoded by the coding sequence ATGAGCATCAAGGTCATGATCGTCGACGACTCGGCGGTGATGCGCGAAGTGATGCAGCAGATGCTCCAGGGCTATGCCGACATCGAGGTGATAGGCGCGGCCATGGACCCGCTGCTGGCATTGCAGAAGATGGAGCGCGCCTGGCCGGACGTGATCCTCCTCGACGTCGAGATGCCGCGCATGGACGGTATCACCTTCCTGCGCCAGATCATGTCCACGCGGCCGACGCCGGTGGTGATCTGCTCGACCCTCACCGAGAAGGGCGCCGACATCACCCTGCAGGCCCTGGCGGCCGGAGCGGTAGAGGTCATCTGCAAGCCGACCTCCGGCCTGCGCGACTTTCTCCAGGCCAGCGTGCAGGAACTGGTGGGCGCGATCCGCACCGCGGCCCGTGCGCGGGCGCGGCCATCGGCGCCGATGCCGGCGCCGGAATTCAAACGCAGCGCCGATGCGCTGCTCAGCCTGCCAGGTAATGCGCTGCTCAACCAGCGCACTACCGAGCGCATCGTGGTGATGGGCACGTCCACCGGCGGCACCCAGGCGCTGGAGCATGTGCTCTGCCAGCTGCCGCTGAACGCCCCGGGCATCGCCATCGTCCAGCACATGCCGGAGAAGTTCACCCGCAGCTTCGCCCAGCGCCTGGACTCGTTATGCGCGATCGAAGTACGTGAGGCACAGGATGGCGACCGCATCCTGCCCGGCCGCGCGCTGATCGCCCCCGGTGGCCGGCACCTGCTGGTGCGCCGCAGCGGCGCGCAGTACCTGGTCGAGGTGCGCGACGGCCCGCTGGTCAGCCGGCATCGGCCATCGGTGGATGTGCTGTTCCGCTCCGCCGCCGTGCATGCCGGTCGCAACGCCCTGGGCGTGATCATGACCGGCATGGGCGACGACGGCGCGCGCGGGCTGAAGGAAATGCATGAGGCGGGCGCGCGGACCTGCGCCCAGGACGAAGACAGTTGCGTGGTGTTCGGTATGCCCAAGGAAGCCATCAGGCTGGGCGGGGTGGACCAGGTCGTGAGCCTGGAGCGGATTGCCCAGGTGGTCACGGAGTGGCGTTGA
- a CDS encoding chemotaxis protein CheD, with the protein MSSKCFLNPGGWYFGGGEGFVETLLGPCIAIVVWFPSARMGGICHFQLPGSRRVAEHARQLDGRYGYDAWVWLKQQARVQALRMEEAEVKLFGGARSLTGAASQRSTDIGRQNIVFVEQLLAEAGVKVVGRDLGGEGCRYLRFDLATGAVWVRRGGALTVRAKEGAGK; encoded by the coding sequence ATGAGTTCGAAGTGCTTCCTCAATCCCGGCGGCTGGTACTTCGGCGGCGGCGAGGGCTTCGTCGAGACCCTGCTGGGGCCGTGCATCGCCATCGTCGTCTGGTTCCCCTCGGCCCGCATGGGTGGCATCTGCCACTTCCAGCTGCCGGGGTCGCGGCGGGTGGCCGAGCACGCCCGCCAGCTGGATGGCCGCTATGGGTACGACGCCTGGGTCTGGCTCAAGCAGCAGGCGCGGGTCCAGGCGCTGCGCATGGAAGAGGCCGAGGTCAAGCTGTTCGGCGGCGCGCGCAGCCTGACCGGCGCGGCCAGCCAGCGCTCGACCGACATCGGGCGGCAGAACATCGTCTTCGTCGAGCAGTTGCTGGCCGAAGCGGGCGTGAAGGTGGTCGGGCGCGACCTGGGCGGCGAGGGCTGCCGCTACCTGCGCTTCGACCTCGCCACTGGCGCGGTCTGGGTGCGCCGTGGCGGCGCCCTGACGGTTCGCGCGAAGGAGGGAGCCGGTAAATGA